One Thermoanaerobaculia bacterium DNA window includes the following coding sequences:
- the phoU gene encoding phosphate signaling complex protein PhoU has translation MERHRDQDFEKIRQSLLRMGGLVERMISEAMAALVERDTARAQAVIRTDADVDQLEKDLDDACHAILALQQPTAIDLRFLVAVMKISTDLERMGDSAVNVAQAVEILNQDPPLKPYIDLPRLAIITQEMVRDALDSFVRRDARAAFEVCRRDDEVDALYRQLFRELLTYMIEDPRTVARALHLLLIARNYERIADHATNIGEDVVFYVEGRDIRHLAPVDISERK, from the coding sequence ATGGAACGTCACAGGGACCAGGATTTCGAGAAGATTCGCCAGTCGCTCCTCCGCATGGGAGGGCTCGTCGAGCGGATGATCAGCGAGGCGATGGCGGCGCTCGTCGAACGTGACACCGCGCGCGCCCAGGCGGTGATCCGCACCGATGCCGACGTCGATCAGCTCGAAAAGGACCTCGATGACGCCTGCCACGCCATTCTGGCGCTGCAGCAGCCGACCGCAATCGACCTGCGATTCCTCGTCGCGGTGATGAAGATCTCCACCGATCTCGAGCGCATGGGCGACTCGGCGGTGAACGTGGCCCAGGCGGTCGAGATCCTCAACCAGGACCCGCCGCTCAAGCCGTACATCGACCTGCCGCGCCTGGCGATCATCACCCAGGAGATGGTGCGCGACGCTCTCGACAGCTTCGTCCGCCGCGATGCTCGCGCCGCCTTCGAGGTCTGCCGCCGCGACGACGAGGTCGACGCCCTCTACCGCCAGCTCTTCCGTGAGCTCCTCACCTACATGATCGAGGACCCGCGGACCGTCGCGCGGGCGCTCCACCTGCTGCTCATCGCCCGCAATTACGAGCGCATCGCCGACCACGCCACCAACATCGGCGAGGATGTCGTCTTCTACGTCGAAGGCCGCGACATCCGCCACCTCGCCCCGGTCGACATCTCCGAGCGCAAGTAG
- a CDS encoding serine/threonine protein kinase, whose amino-acid sequence MSRLPCPPELWPEFSRQLDLALDQPQSKRLGWIESLAGEQRELVPYLRAVLAADDDSTFATDALAAMVAGSAGERPGTSGPAALDADDGVELPVLAGDRIGPYTLERELGRGGMGVVWLAARSDGAYERKVALKLPHTHLSGSSMQRRFRRERDILATLSHPSIAQFLDAGVTAEGRPYLALEWVAGVPITEACRAAHHPLPVRIELIRQVAAAVHAAHARLIVHRDLKPSNVLVTAEGTVKLLDFGIAKLLEPDETADPDPSTVARPGLTQLTVEGTRVATPDYAAPEQLTGAPITVATDVYSLAILLHELLTGRRPFEPASGPARLLQILTPGVTAPRASSRVDPAHAESVAGMTAAELARALTGDLDAILAKALATDPADRYSSAEAFAADLGRYSRLEAIEARRIGNFTRTLKFVRRHRLSTGLAAALTLASALGVGGILWQSARTAREARRANATKEFLIGVFQASDPRVAGSRPRGAITARELLDLAARRLETELALDPATRSELSELTATIYTYLDELAPARRIARAVSEERQARLAPDDPELLDSLMFEVWIALQAGDAADAGRRLDELDRHLRAAGLDRSRHRAEWYLAAADVAGESGDVQTRKTALERAVGIYEHAAPRDSGHEAALSNLGELAFGRDDLPGALGWLDRALAVVRQTESDAATDLGRIQSRRGRVLTELGRLSEARTAFEEARRLYSETLGLDHASAWQATAGLALLEHRRGNRPAAEPLFRSILASAGYPSPVNRARRAEADLLYGLFLAESGHPAEARPVLEGALPLLAARPESASDHRRAERALAALPDNS is encoded by the coding sequence ATGAGCCGTCTCCCTTGCCCGCCGGAGCTCTGGCCGGAGTTCTCGCGCCAGCTCGATCTCGCACTCGACCAGCCGCAGTCGAAGCGTCTCGGCTGGATCGAATCGCTGGCGGGCGAGCAGCGCGAGCTCGTGCCCTACCTGCGCGCCGTCCTCGCCGCGGACGACGACTCGACCTTCGCGACGGACGCACTCGCGGCGATGGTGGCCGGCTCGGCGGGCGAACGCCCCGGGACGAGCGGGCCGGCTGCCCTCGACGCCGATGACGGAGTCGAGCTCCCGGTCCTCGCCGGAGACCGCATCGGCCCCTACACCCTCGAACGCGAGCTCGGACGAGGCGGCATGGGGGTCGTCTGGCTCGCCGCGCGGAGCGACGGCGCCTACGAACGCAAGGTCGCTCTCAAGCTGCCGCACACCCACCTCTCCGGGAGCTCGATGCAGCGCCGTTTCCGCCGCGAACGCGACATTCTGGCGACCCTCAGCCATCCGAGCATCGCGCAGTTCCTCGACGCTGGGGTGACGGCGGAGGGACGCCCCTACCTCGCCCTCGAGTGGGTCGCCGGCGTGCCGATCACCGAGGCGTGCCGCGCCGCGCACCACCCCCTTCCGGTCCGGATCGAGCTGATCCGCCAGGTCGCCGCTGCCGTCCATGCCGCGCACGCCCGTCTGATCGTGCACCGCGACCTCAAGCCTTCGAACGTGCTGGTGACCGCCGAGGGCACGGTCAAGCTCCTCGACTTCGGCATCGCCAAACTCCTCGAGCCCGACGAGACCGCCGACCCCGATCCGTCCACCGTCGCCCGACCCGGGCTCACCCAGCTCACCGTCGAAGGCACGCGCGTCGCCACTCCCGACTACGCCGCCCCGGAGCAGCTCACAGGCGCTCCGATTACGGTCGCCACCGACGTCTACTCGCTCGCGATTCTCCTCCACGAGCTCCTCACCGGCCGGCGCCCGTTCGAGCCGGCCTCCGGGCCGGCGCGCCTTCTGCAGATTCTCACTCCCGGCGTCACGGCGCCGCGCGCCTCCTCTCGCGTCGACCCCGCGCACGCCGAAAGCGTCGCGGGGATGACCGCCGCGGAGCTCGCCCGGGCCCTCACCGGCGACCTCGACGCGATTCTCGCCAAGGCGCTCGCGACCGATCCCGCCGATCGCTACTCGTCGGCCGAGGCCTTCGCCGCCGACCTCGGTCGTTACTCCCGGCTCGAGGCGATCGAGGCACGCCGCATCGGCAACTTCACCCGCACGTTGAAATTCGTCCGCCGGCATCGGCTGAGCACCGGGCTCGCCGCGGCGCTCACCCTGGCCTCGGCGCTGGGGGTCGGCGGCATCCTCTGGCAGAGCGCGCGCACCGCCCGCGAGGCCCGGCGCGCCAACGCGACGAAGGAGTTCCTGATCGGCGTTTTCCAGGCGAGCGACCCACGGGTCGCCGGTTCGCGACCGCGCGGCGCGATCACCGCGCGTGAGCTGCTCGACCTCGCGGCGCGGCGCCTCGAAACGGAGCTCGCCCTCGACCCTGCGACCCGCAGCGAGTTGAGCGAATTGACCGCGACGATCTACACCTACCTCGACGAGCTCGCTCCGGCGCGCCGCATCGCCCGCGCGGTCAGCGAAGAGAGGCAAGCCCGGCTCGCCCCCGACGACCCGGAACTCCTCGACAGCCTCATGTTCGAGGTCTGGATCGCCCTGCAGGCGGGCGACGCCGCAGACGCCGGGCGCCGGCTCGACGAGCTCGACCGCCACCTGCGCGCCGCCGGCCTCGACCGCTCGCGACACCGCGCCGAATGGTACCTTGCGGCGGCCGACGTCGCCGGCGAGAGCGGCGACGTCCAAACCCGCAAGACCGCGCTCGAGCGCGCCGTCGGCATCTACGAGCACGCCGCGCCGCGCGACAGCGGCCACGAGGCCGCGCTCTCCAATCTCGGCGAGCTCGCCTTCGGCCGCGACGATCTCCCCGGAGCGCTGGGATGGCTCGACCGCGCCCTCGCCGTGGTCCGCCAGACCGAGTCGGACGCCGCCACCGACCTCGGCCGCATCCAGAGCCGGCGCGGCCGGGTGCTCACCGAGCTCGGTCGCCTCTCCGAGGCGAGGACGGCGTTCGAAGAGGCCCGCCGCCTCTACTCCGAGACCCTCGGCCTGGACCATGCCTCGGCCTGGCAGGCGACCGCCGGCCTCGCCCTGCTCGAGCACCGCCGGGGCAACCGCCCGGCCGCCGAGCCCCTGTTTCGCAGCATTCTGGCGAGCGCTGGCTACCCTTCTCCGGTGAACCGCGCGCGCCGCGCCGAGGCCGATTTGCTCTACGGCCTCTTCCTCGCCGAATCCGGCCACCCCGCCGAAGCCCGCCCGGTCCTGGAAGGGGCGCTCCCCCTGCTCGCCGCCCGGCC
- a CDS encoding HAMP domain-containing protein, whose product MAYSFAPRLRLAPLWPALAALALAAVLASILLPRTLAQQATSQLAQEARLLVAAVPAPGSLVSPDPDLAQRLHQLVAGTDFRITLVALDGKVLADSQRLGSELAAMDNHRTRPEIFAALARGEGSAVRHSDTTEQDTLYAARLVNDAGGRSWILRLGQPLSTISALTRHLGRILLLALAAALALVALVSWWLTRSLFRPLGELLAAADAMGRGDYAARFQIPEQRELARLGTALQRMARHAGEQLHAVEAERDHLRATVAGMTEGVLVTDARGRVRLLNSAFCEIFGVPANASPGDVLDLARERRLVDLIQQVLSDGAERRVHLEVMEPVRRTLALTGSTLGAQDGAVVVVRDITESEQLNRMRRDFVANVSHELRTPLAAIQGYAETLCDGALEDRDTAQRFSQRIVDQCRRLAALLADLLTLSRLEGKEALESLEPVDLRRLAGEAIELVAGQAAARQVAVELVPGPSPVVQGDPEGLFRLFSNLLENAVKYNQAGGSVEVTLGSRAGDPEMPAAPTPAGAPAAGMAVIEVRDTGIGIPGSALPRIFERFYRVDKGRAREEGGTGLGLAIVKHVAQAHQGRVEVESELGRGSKFRVLLPQHRDRG is encoded by the coding sequence ATGGCCTACTCTTTCGCTCCCAGACTCCGCCTCGCCCCACTCTGGCCGGCCCTCGCAGCCCTCGCCCTGGCGGCAGTGCTGGCCTCGATCCTGCTCCCCCGTACGCTCGCCCAGCAGGCGACCTCCCAGCTGGCACAGGAGGCCCGCCTGCTCGTGGCAGCCGTGCCGGCCCCGGGCTCGCTCGTCTCGCCGGACCCGGACCTCGCGCAGCGTCTCCACCAACTCGTCGCCGGCACCGACTTTCGGATCACCCTCGTCGCCCTCGACGGCAAGGTGCTGGCCGACAGCCAGCGCCTTGGCAGCGAGCTCGCGGCCATGGACAACCATCGCACGCGCCCCGAGATCTTCGCCGCGCTGGCGCGTGGCGAAGGCAGTGCAGTCCGTCACAGCGACACCACCGAACAGGACACGCTCTACGCTGCACGGTTGGTCAACGACGCCGGCGGCCGCTCCTGGATCCTGCGCCTCGGGCAACCGCTCTCCACGATCTCCGCCCTGACCCGGCATCTCGGCAGGATCCTCCTCCTCGCCCTGGCGGCCGCCCTGGCGCTCGTCGCCCTGGTCTCGTGGTGGCTGACGCGCTCGCTCTTCCGGCCGCTCGGCGAGCTGCTCGCCGCGGCCGACGCCATGGGCCGCGGTGACTACGCCGCCCGCTTTCAAATTCCGGAGCAGCGGGAGCTGGCGCGCCTCGGCACCGCCCTGCAGCGCATGGCGCGGCACGCCGGCGAGCAGCTCCACGCCGTCGAAGCGGAGCGCGACCACCTGCGCGCCACCGTCGCCGGCATGACCGAAGGCGTGCTGGTCACCGATGCCCGAGGCAGAGTCCGACTGCTGAACTCCGCCTTCTGCGAGATCTTCGGCGTGCCGGCGAACGCCTCCCCGGGAGACGTCCTCGACCTGGCGCGCGAGCGCCGTCTGGTCGATCTCATTCAGCAGGTCCTCTCCGACGGCGCCGAACGGCGCGTGCACCTCGAGGTCATGGAGCCGGTGCGCCGCACGCTGGCTCTCACCGGATCGACGCTGGGCGCGCAGGATGGCGCCGTCGTCGTGGTTCGCGACATCACCGAATCGGAACAGCTGAACCGCATGCGGCGCGATTTCGTCGCCAACGTCTCGCATGAGCTGCGCACCCCGCTCGCCGCGATCCAGGGCTATGCCGAGACCCTCTGCGACGGCGCGCTCGAGGACCGCGACACCGCGCAGCGCTTCAGCCAGCGCATCGTGGACCAGTGCCGGCGCCTCGCAGCTCTCCTCGCCGACCTCCTGACACTCTCCCGGCTCGAGGGCAAGGAGGCGCTCGAATCGCTCGAGCCGGTCGATCTGCGGCGGCTCGCCGGCGAGGCGATCGAGCTCGTCGCCGGGCAGGCCGCCGCAAGGCAGGTCGCGGTCGAGCTCGTGCCGGGGCCCTCTCCGGTCGTGCAGGGAGATCCCGAAGGGCTCTTCCGCCTGTTTTCGAACCTGTTGGAGAACGCCGTCAAGTACAACCAGGCAGGAGGCAGCGTCGAGGTCACTCTGGGCTCCCGGGCGGGTGATCCCGAGATGCCGGCGGCGCCAACGCCGGCCGGCGCGCCGGCCGCCGGGATGGCGGTGATCGAGGTCCGCGACACCGGGATCGGCATCCCGGGATCGGCGCTGCCGCGCATCTTCGAGCGCTTCTACCGCGTCGACAAGGGCCGGGCGCGCGAGGAGGGCGGCACCGGGCTGGGCCTCGCCATCGTCAAGCACGTCGCCCAGGCCCATCAGGGCCGGGTCGAAGTCGAGAGCGAGCTCGGCCGGGGCTCGAAGTTCCGCGTCCTCCTGCCGCAACACCGCGACCGGGGCTAG
- a CDS encoding right-handed parallel beta-helix repeat-containing protein, with amino-acid sequence MPRLRPAAAASLFLAASLSAAELSATSAVVGTGTPASCTEAAFDAGITAVNSGGGTLSFDCGPAPHLILVSAERPLSGQVVVDGGGRITLSGGLATRIFAVQDQAEVELRDIVLTHGRSNAGPGGAVLVTGAGAPADTVLVLNRAAVRESTTSFWGGGLAASNAEVRILWSSVTGNESNGGGGGVNLNGGVLVLFEAEVADNRSGGSGGGIEFWTGELYMNRSVVDRNTAENAGTPPSGGGMSIRDLSIASIESSRFAGNWSRSSGGGLHVWGTTELFLIQSTFSSNMVFEDVGGGLAILAPAIVQARNVTVDGNRAGGGGGIEVTGALNLANATISNNLSVAAGGGALRNSGSVTLYHVTVAGNAAADSGGGIHQFASGGIELVNVLFSDNIDLLENPSDCFFQLAPTRFEFSLWPQGTCGSSTANGNHPNTVVDLPRLALSCGGAPGEEQTMTHDLPDSTAVDNGTCIIPGLAADQRGVARPQGPACDIGAVEKSEPSCNGLFLDGFERGTSLAWSDRTR; translated from the coding sequence ATGCCCCGACTTCGACCCGCAGCCGCCGCCTCCCTGTTTCTCGCCGCGAGCCTTTCTGCCGCGGAGCTCTCCGCCACTTCGGCGGTCGTCGGCACCGGAACGCCGGCTAGTTGCACGGAAGCCGCGTTCGATGCCGGGATCACGGCGGTGAACAGCGGCGGCGGCACGTTGTCGTTCGACTGCGGCCCGGCGCCACATCTCATTCTGGTGAGCGCCGAGCGGCCTCTCTCCGGGCAGGTCGTCGTCGACGGGGGTGGCCGGATCACCCTGTCGGGCGGTCTCGCCACGCGGATCTTCGCGGTCCAGGACCAGGCCGAGGTCGAGCTGCGCGACATCGTGCTCACTCATGGGCGCTCGAACGCGGGACCCGGTGGCGCGGTCCTCGTCACCGGCGCTGGCGCTCCGGCGGACACAGTATTGGTGCTCAACCGAGCGGCTGTCCGCGAGAGCACGACCAGCTTCTGGGGCGGCGGCCTCGCGGCGAGCAACGCCGAGGTGCGCATTCTATGGAGCTCGGTCACCGGCAACGAGTCGAACGGTGGCGGCGGCGGAGTCAACCTGAACGGCGGGGTGCTCGTCCTCTTCGAGGCGGAGGTCGCCGACAACCGCTCCGGCGGCAGCGGCGGCGGCATCGAGTTCTGGACCGGCGAGCTCTACATGAACCGCAGCGTCGTGGACCGCAACACCGCCGAGAACGCCGGCACGCCGCCGTCCGGCGGCGGCATGTCGATCCGCGACCTCTCGATCGCCAGCATCGAGTCCAGCCGCTTCGCCGGCAACTGGTCGCGCTCGAGCGGCGGGGGCCTGCACGTCTGGGGAACGACGGAGCTCTTCCTCATTCAGTCCACCTTCTCCTCGAACATGGTCTTCGAGGACGTCGGCGGCGGGCTCGCGATCCTCGCTCCGGCGATCGTCCAGGCGCGCAACGTCACCGTGGATGGCAACCGTGCCGGCGGCGGTGGCGGGATCGAGGTGACCGGGGCGCTCAACCTCGCGAACGCCACGATCTCGAACAACCTGAGCGTCGCCGCCGGCGGCGGCGCGCTGCGCAATAGCGGTTCCGTGACGCTCTATCACGTCACGGTCGCGGGCAATGCGGCCGCAGACAGCGGTGGCGGCATTCATCAGTTCGCGAGTGGGGGCATCGAGCTGGTGAACGTCCTGTTCTCGGACAACATCGACCTGCTCGAGAACCCGAGCGACTGCTTCTTTCAGCTGGCTCCAACGCGGTTCGAGTTCAGCCTCTGGCCGCAGGGCACCTGCGGCAGCAGCACTGCGAACGGCAACCATCCCAATACCGTCGTCGACCTGCCCAGGCTCGCTCTCTCCTGCGGTGGCGCCCCCGGGGAGGAGCAGACGATGACCCACGACCTGCCGGACAGCACCGCGGTCGACAACGGAACCTGCATCATCCCGGGTCTCGCCGCCGATCAGCGCGGCGTGGCGCGCCCCCAGGGGCCGGCCTGCGACATCGGGGCGGTGGAGAAGTCGGAGCCGTCGTGCAACGGCCTCTTTCTCGACGGTTTCGAACGCGGCACGTCGCTCGCCTGGAGCGACCGGACCCGCTGA
- a CDS encoding sigma-70 family RNA polymerase sigma factor produces the protein MDLPEEPGAGGDLTGLIESFKDGPGVPVDALWQAAYAELKKVARARLRGNRRNTVLDTTALVNESYLKLARLGRLRVESRGKFFAYASRVMRSVIVDLVRERQAERRGGGVAAVTLDTAAIDSSRVALAAEPLRVDAALAELEKVEPRLARVVEMRYFAGLSEIEIATALDVTDRTVRRDWQKAKLLLHSMLQA, from the coding sequence GTGGATCTACCCGAAGAGCCCGGCGCAGGGGGCGACCTGACCGGCCTGATCGAGTCCTTCAAGGACGGTCCCGGCGTGCCGGTCGATGCCCTCTGGCAGGCCGCTTACGCGGAGCTCAAGAAGGTGGCTCGGGCGCGGCTGCGCGGCAACCGGCGAAACACCGTGCTCGACACCACGGCGCTGGTGAACGAGTCGTACCTGAAGCTCGCCCGGCTCGGGCGACTCCGGGTGGAGAGCCGCGGCAAGTTCTTCGCCTACGCCTCCCGCGTCATGCGCTCGGTGATCGTCGACCTGGTGCGCGAGCGCCAGGCGGAGCGCCGGGGCGGCGGGGTCGCGGCGGTGACGCTCGACACCGCGGCCATCGACAGCAGCCGTGTCGCGCTCGCTGCCGAGCCCCTCCGGGTCGACGCCGCGCTCGCCGAGCTCGAGAAGGTCGAGCCGCGTCTCGCGCGGGTCGTCGAGATGCGGTACTTCGCCGGCCTCTCCGAGATCGAGATCGCGACCGCGCTCGACGTCACCGACCGGACCGTGCGGCGCGACTGGCAAAAGGCGAAGCTCCTGTTGCACTCGATGCTTCAGGCATGA